In Nostoc piscinale CENA21, the genomic stretch GCCGCGAATCTTGTCAGCTTCATCCGCACGGCTAGTAAGCATGAGAACAAACACACCATTACGACTTTGCATCTCTTGGCAGAGGTTGAACCCGATCACGTCTGGTAAATTTACGTCTAAAATTACCAAGTCAGGGTTAAATTGCTCGAATAGCGCCAAGGCAGTTTTACCATCCTCAGCCGCCTCCACCTGATAGTTCTGCTTAATCAAAAAGCGTTGGATTAAGTTGCGAACCGCAGGGTCGTCATCAACTACAAGAATCTTGGCAGGAGCCATGACCATCACTTTGCACAAAAATTCGTAAGATTAACAGGAGAATTGCGTACTTTGGGATTGTTACACAAATTTTGCTGGTGTTACCCGCACTTGAGATGCAGCCATTTTAATGGCAATTTGATGTCAAATCATTAATATAGTCTCAATATGAGCCACAGCAGTTGCGTAACTTTGGAAAATTTCCTACTCCCAATTACGTGGTAATTTAAAGCTTTTCAATTTTAATATCGATATGCTTATGGATACCACTAGTGATTGTGAAGCAGGTTCATCTAAATTGCCTCAAGGCACGGTAAATTGCCAAATTTGAAACATAAAAATTAATTTTTTCATAAAAAAATAAGTTTTAAGAAGTCTTAGTTCAAATTCTAGAGTAAAGCCACCACTGTTCAACGACATGAGGGGATACACGGAGTTCTAGCAATATGTTAAAGTTGCTATAGTTAAATTTTCTGGGTCAGTTTAACTTACCCGTGCTACTATCCTGGTAGAGCATATAAGTTGCTTGCAACATTTGTTGAAATCTAGGCAAAACCTAAAGTTGTTTTCCAAAAGCAAAATACCGCTGCTGACTAAGGCTGAAGTGTAAACTCCCATGAGCGATCAAAATCCCTACGACAAACTTGGGGTGTCCGAAGATGCTAGCTTTGATGAGATTCAGGATGCTCGCAATCGCCTATTGGAGCAACACAGTGGCGATGCAAAGGCTCTGGAACTCATTGAAGCGTCTTATGATGCGATTTTAATGGATCGGTTACGGATGCGCCAGGAAGGCAAAATCAAAGTACCTGAACGAATCCGGTTCCCAGAACTACGAGTCCAATTTCCTCCTAAAGAAGTTTCAACTCCTCGTGAACAGTCGCCTGCATGGCTACAGAGGCTATTAGACCAGCCAACAACCGCAGATGTACTGTTACCAGGTGCTTGGTATTTAGGTTTGAGTGCTATTGGTATTTTCTATCCCACCTCTGGTGATCAAGTTTTACAGTTGGCGTTGGTGGTTGGGGTAGGTATTAGTGTTTACTTTCTCAATCGTAAAGAAGGTAAGTTCGGTAGAGCCGTTTTATTAACGCTGATTGGTCTAATTTTAGGCTTGATTATTGGCGGATTGATTGCAAGCGGTTTACCACAAATCAGTTTGGTGAGACTGAATCCTGAGCAATTTTCTACAGTGTTCACGTTTATATTATTGTGGTTAATTAGTAGCTTTCTGCGGTAATATATAAAATTTGGCATTGATTATGGGTAGCAGATGATTGATTCTGCTACCCATATTTATTATCGGACTGTTAGAGTACTCTTTTCTAAGATGAGAGCTACGGCTGAACTTAAATTAGGAACAATCAAATCGGGGCGGTATAGTTCTAGTTGAGCGCGATCGCGGATACCGGATTCTACAGCCATGACTTTAATATTATGGGTTTTAGCAGCAGTGATATCGGCTTCTGTGTCTCCCACCATCCATGTATCGCTAACGGAAGATATTTCTTTTAAGGCTTTGGCCATTAACAATGGCTTATCGTCAATGTCACGGGTCTTAACATAGTCGTTGCTCAGACAATAACGGCGATTTTCGGGAAAAAATCTCCCTAAATCAAATTTTTGAAAGGCAAAGTCTAATTCCCAAACTCGCCGCATGGTCATGACTGCTAAGTCAATTCCGGCGGCTTGAATTTTTTCTAATGCTTCTACAGCACCTGGCATTAAGGTGTCATAGTCAAAATAAGGTTCTGTATGTACTGTTTTCCGCCGCAGTTGTGAAAATTCTTGTGCTTGTGCTTCATCAAGTCCAGAATTTAACGCAATTTGTTTTTCGGGAATTCTAGCTCGCTTTTGTTGCCAAAATTCAGCTTTACTTAATTGTCGTACTGCTTGACCTGGACGTTGGGTTTTTTGCAAACAATATTGATAAACACGATAGTACCGTTCAGAAACATCAACAATGGGGCCGTCGAAGTCGGTAAATAGTCTTAGCATCGGCGGAATTTAAATGTTAATTTTTCTTAAGAGTAACTTAATTGTGTATTAATAGTCATTATCTGGTTAATTAATGTAAATATTTATTTCAAATTGTTGGGTTAAGCAATACAAAACCCAACGATTTGACAGTTGATAAGTGGGTAAGAGGAAAGAAACCTAATTATTGGAACGTTGAAGAATCGATGTTAAGTAAACGGCGAACAGCTTGTTCTATATCTGTTTCTTTGATTAAAGATTCGCCGATTAAAACGGCGTTGGTACCAGCTGCTGCCATCAGAGATAAATCAGCGTGGGTGTAAAGTCCCGATTCACTGACGACGATCGCACCCAAGTTGTGAATTTGCGATCGCCTAGCGGCTAGTAGTCTTTGAGTTGTGCTGATATCGACGGTAAAGTCTACTAAACTTTGGTTGTTAATTCCAATCAAGCGGACATCATCTAGCTGCAATACTCGATCCAGTTCAGCTAAAGTATGTACTTCTATTAAGGCACTCATCCCCAGATAATGAATGATGCGTTGAAAATCTTGCAGTTGTCTATCTGTGAGAATTGCGGCTATCAGTAGAACTGCATCTGCTCCTGCGGCTCGTGCTAAATAAATTTGGCAGGGATCAATAATAAACTCTTTACAAAGCAGTGGTACTGATACTTTGTGGCGAATCATCCGCAAACTTTCAAAACTACCTTGAAAAAATGTTCGTTCGGTGAAGACAGAAATGCAAGCTGCACCAGCACGTTCGTAAGCTTTGGCGATCGCAATAGCATCAAAGTCTGCACGAATCATCCCATAACCAGGAGATGCTTTTTGAATTTCTGCAATTAAACTAGGTTTATAAGGATTTTGTTGTAAGGCGGTTAAGAAATCTCTGATGGTGGGTGCAGCTGTTAACTGACGTTGCAAAGAAGCTAAAGACATGTGTTGTTGAATCTGTGCAACTTCTTGCTTTTTTTGCCACACAATTTCTCTTAACATAGGTTGGAGATGAGGATTCACAGTAGTCATCGGGTAAATCATAAGTTGCCAAAAATTGGGAAGTGAGATGAATTAAAAACATTAAGTATTCACATCAGCACAATAAATTGGTCTGATTAGAAAGTTTTCAAACGAATTCTTTGGTATTTATAGCAAGAAATCTGCTATAAATTACAATGCAAAATATGAACATCAGCCAGAAATATCTGGCTAATGCAGGAGTTTTTTCAGGTAGATAAGGCTAGATAATTGCTGATGAAAATTGTATGTTTTAAGAGCGTACGCAATTTGCTTTTAGGTCAAGACACCTATTTTATGTTTAGAATCTTGAGATGCGTTGGGCTTTCCACCGTGGAGTAAGTAGTTATTTTTGAGGAGACGAATATAAGTGCGGTAAGGAATGTAGTCTATGGGGTTATAACCAGAAAATCTCAGCATTAAAACACATGCCCAGGAGTATTTACCTGCAATAATTGCTTTAATAATTTGTTCGACTTGTTCTGTATTAATGGGTTTAGCTTTTTGTAGGTTATCTAGTTGATACATAAAACCCTCTTTTTGGTTTTCATCCTAGATTTTCTAGGTTGGATTATCTTTAGTACCAAAAACTCTATTCGGGGTATCCGCCTATTGTTTCACGGATATAAATAGGACGGATAATTATAGGCTAGGCTATCGATATGCGCCTACATATTTGCCCCCAAAAATGCGGCGTATATCGATGAAAATTTTTTTTAATTACACTAGGGACTGTAATTTTTGTAGGTAGTTACCTACTCAATTTTGGATAATCTCCAGACCAATCACTCCCGCCGAAAAAGTTCTGCTCGGAACTTGGCGAAAGTAAAAGTAGTAGAATGCCACTTCAACTAATTTGGCATACTCACCTGTTTCATGGTTTGGTAGAAGACGTTGACCCTTGTAGTTTATGGATTGGCCTGTAGGTGGTAGATGAAGAGTGTAATTCACACTGAAGACAAGCTGACGCTCATGTGCTGCGTTCTTCTTCTGCAAATAATTCTGTGCTGATCTGAAGTGTCATTGCCAATAGTTGCGGGTGGTGGGATAAACACTCCCGTAACATTGGGAATAATACTTGAGCGCGATCGCTGATTACCCAGATGGTTAATTCCATCAAGTCAATTGCCCATCTTTGATATCGTCCTGAATATGCGTAGCTGCTGGTGAATAAGCCTCCACGAATCCAGGTGAAACATTTTGATTTCAGTGACAGTGCAGGATAAATGAACATCGCCCAAGGTTTGGTAGGTGAAGGAATCACAAATCATCGGCATTTCTTGTAAACTTTTGCAGAGCATATAGCGCGATCGCTGGATTTTTCCATCAATCTCGCTACCTCAACAAAACAAGTTTGACACTACAGCACTAAATCAATCAGCACTAACAGAATTTGAAAATAGGGGTGGATGGGCATCAACTAGCATTGTGATTTGCGAGAGTGATTGATCCATAGTCCCGCCCCTATCAATAAACCGTGTTGCAGAAGCTGCTTCTTTGTTAAGACTACTGAATATTAGGTCGCAGATATATGATGATTGTTTTGCTAGACCTATCTATTATTTCGCTCTTGCTATAGAAATTTGGTGTGATTTCCGAATTTAAGTAGAAAGGTGTAAAAAAAACCGAAGTATGTAACTAAAAGTAAAGTTGCCCCAAACCCTCTTCCCTTCTGCCTCCTGCCTTCTGCCTTTCCCTAACTATAAATATTCATACCCATTTACTTATTTGTGTAGCTAGGAATTAGGGAGTCAGTGTACTGATTTTTCAGCAATTAAATATGATTCCTATATTAATTAATTTTTGTCAACTTTCTACTGCTTTGCATCAATACTAACAATGCAGTGATATGACATGATCTGAACAACAATCAATGTTTGACTCTCTCTGCGATTTTTTTGTCGTCACAATTAATTTTATGTATTTTACAATACATAAAAACTTAATATTTTTTAATTCTAAAGCTGGATGTATATCTGATTATTCATCTTTTTTATGGTGTGTTTTAACTTATTTTATTGATTTATTTATACCTATAGATAGATGATTTGGTTTATTATTTTATAGTTAGATTCCCTAGGGAGTAAAATTTAA encodes the following:
- a CDS encoding CPP1-like family protein produces the protein MSDQNPYDKLGVSEDASFDEIQDARNRLLEQHSGDAKALELIEASYDAILMDRLRMRQEGKIKVPERIRFPELRVQFPPKEVSTPREQSPAWLQRLLDQPTTADVLLPGAWYLGLSAIGIFYPTSGDQVLQLALVVGVGISVYFLNRKEGKFGRAVLLTLIGLILGLIIGGLIASGLPQISLVRLNPEQFSTVFTFILLWLISSFLR
- a CDS encoding HAD family hydrolase → MLRLFTDFDGPIVDVSERYYRVYQYCLQKTQRPGQAVRQLSKAEFWQQKRARIPEKQIALNSGLDEAQAQEFSQLRRKTVHTEPYFDYDTLMPGAVEALEKIQAAGIDLAVMTMRRVWELDFAFQKFDLGRFFPENRRYCLSNDYVKTRDIDDKPLLMAKALKEISSVSDTWMVGDTEADITAAKTHNIKVMAVESGIRDRAQLELYRPDLIVPNLSSAVALILEKSTLTVR
- the trpC gene encoding indole-3-glycerol phosphate synthase TrpC produces the protein MIYPMTTVNPHLQPMLREIVWQKKQEVAQIQQHMSLASLQRQLTAAPTIRDFLTALQQNPYKPSLIAEIQKASPGYGMIRADFDAIAIAKAYERAGAACISVFTERTFFQGSFESLRMIRHKVSVPLLCKEFIIDPCQIYLARAAGADAVLLIAAILTDRQLQDFQRIIHYLGMSALIEVHTLAELDRVLQLDDVRLIGINNQSLVDFTVDISTTQRLLAARRSQIHNLGAIVVSESGLYTHADLSLMAAAGTNAVLIGESLIKETDIEQAVRRLLNIDSSTFQ
- a CDS encoding HetP family heterocyst commitment protein; this translates as MYQLDNLQKAKPINTEQVEQIIKAIIAGKYSWACVLMLRFSGYNPIDYIPYRTYIRLLKNNYLLHGGKPNASQDSKHKIGVLT